One Bradyrhizobium diazoefficiens DNA window includes the following coding sequences:
- the msrB gene encoding peptide-methionine (R)-S-oxide reductase MsrB: MFDRRILLTTVAGLFGLSAFRWLRATPAKAGEKAVERFEIEKTDAEWRAQLTPQQYEILRKEGTERPGSSPLLKEHRKGVFACAGCDLPVFASETKFESGTGWPSFYQPIEGNVGKTEDRTFGMLRTEVHCRRCGGHLGHVFDDGPKPTGLRYCIDGFGLVFHPASPSAT; encoded by the coding sequence ATGTTTGACCGCCGCATCCTGTTGACGACCGTTGCGGGCCTGTTTGGCCTTTCGGCCTTCCGCTGGCTGAGAGCAACTCCGGCCAAGGCTGGTGAGAAGGCGGTTGAGAGGTTCGAGATCGAGAAGACCGATGCCGAATGGCGCGCCCAGCTCACGCCGCAGCAATATGAGATCCTGCGCAAGGAGGGCACTGAGCGGCCCGGCTCCAGTCCGCTGCTCAAGGAGCATCGCAAGGGTGTGTTCGCTTGCGCCGGCTGCGACCTGCCGGTGTTCGCCTCGGAGACCAAGTTCGAGAGCGGCACCGGCTGGCCGAGCTTCTACCAGCCAATCGAGGGCAATGTCGGCAAGACCGAGGACCGTACCTTCGGCATGCTCCGCACCGAGGTGCATTGCCGGCGCTGCGGCGGCCATCTCGGCCACGTCTTCGACGACGGTCCGAAGCCGACCGGATTGCGCTACTGCATCGACGGTTTCGGCCTGGTGTTCCACCCGGCGTCTCCCTCGGCGACGTAA